Proteins encoded within one genomic window of Plasmodium reichenowi strain SY57 chromosome Unknown, whole genome shotgun sequence:
- a CDS encoding parasite-infected erythrocyte surface protein yields RSYPKSGHKGQTKLNQPVVRTLAEFNDMYANPKNTFNFLKHINH; encoded by the coding sequence CAAATCTGGCCATAAGGGACAGACGAAATTAAATCAACCAGTAGTTAGAACATTAGCAGAATTTAATGACATGTATGCAAACCCCaaaaatacatttaattttctaaaacatataaatcATTA